The Fervidibacillus albus genome contains a region encoding:
- the celB gene encoding PTS cellobiose transporter subunit IIC, whose protein sequence is MSSENKVFAFLEKYLMGPMGKVASYRFVRAVMAAGMASIPFTIVGSLFLVLNVLPLTMTFLEGIWDNSFYRISDLYMVANKATMGILALYFNLVIGYEYTKLYAEEEGLNLNPLNGALLSMFAFFMTLPQLVIDGGKISVVQQIDDSTTIISGWEVADSGLSRLGTTGIFAAILVAVIAVQIYRLCVKRNWVIKMPEAVPEGVSRSFTALIPAFIVAFVILFINGILVAIGTDLFKVVAVPFSFVTNIASSWFGLMVIYFLIHALWIVGIHGANIITAFITPIILANMEANMNGANIPFAGEFGNSFVIMGGSGATLGLVLFLAFLANSKQLKILGRASLAPGIFNINEPIIFGLPIVYNPYLAIPFFLAPMASATVAYWAIKLQIISPIIAQVPWPTPIGIGAFIGTGGDFLAVIVSILCGVIAFLIYLPFIKLYDNKLVEQEKGGESVL, encoded by the coding sequence ATGTCGTCAGAAAATAAAGTATTTGCGTTTCTGGAAAAATATTTAATGGGACCGATGGGGAAAGTGGCATCTTACCGTTTCGTCCGTGCCGTAATGGCTGCTGGGATGGCTTCGATTCCATTTACGATCGTCGGTTCTTTATTTCTCGTGTTAAATGTATTGCCCCTTACGATGACGTTTTTAGAAGGAATATGGGACAATTCATTTTACCGTATTAGTGATTTATATATGGTAGCAAATAAGGCGACGATGGGGATTTTAGCGTTATATTTTAACCTTGTCATCGGATATGAATATACGAAATTGTATGCTGAAGAAGAGGGCTTAAATTTAAATCCGTTAAATGGTGCTTTACTTTCGATGTTTGCATTTTTTATGACGTTACCTCAACTCGTTATTGATGGTGGAAAAATTTCCGTCGTCCAACAAATCGACGATTCGACGACTATTATTAGCGGTTGGGAAGTGGCAGATAGTGGACTTTCTCGTTTAGGAACGACGGGAATCTTTGCAGCAATTCTTGTTGCAGTCATCGCTGTACAAATTTATCGGCTATGTGTAAAACGGAATTGGGTTATTAAAATGCCGGAAGCGGTTCCAGAAGGTGTATCCCGTTCCTTTACCGCATTAATTCCAGCTTTTATCGTTGCATTTGTCATTTTGTTCATTAACGGAATATTAGTTGCCATTGGGACCGATTTATTTAAAGTTGTCGCTGTTCCGTTTAGCTTTGTTACAAATATCGCAAGTAGTTGGTTCGGTCTTATGGTTATTTACTTCTTAATCCATGCCCTTTGGATTGTCGGAATTCACGGTGCAAATATTATCACTGCGTTCATCACACCGATTATTTTAGCGAATATGGAAGCGAATATGAACGGAGCCAACATTCCTTTCGCCGGTGAGTTTGGGAACTCCTTCGTCATTATGGGTGGATCCGGTGCGACTTTAGGGTTAGTTCTCTTCCTTGCCTTTTTAGCAAATTCGAAACAATTGAAGATTTTAGGACGGGCATCCCTTGCTCCTGGAATTTTTAACATTAATGAACCGATTATTTTTGGTTTACCGATTGTATACAATCCGTATTTAGCGATTCCATTCTTTTTAGCACCGATGGCATCAGCAACGGTCGCCTACTGGGCCATTAAATTACAAATTATTAGTCCGATTATTGCCCAAGTACCGTGGCCAACACCGATTGGAATCGGCGCATTCATCGGAACAGGCGGAGACTTTTTAGCGGTTATTGTATCCATTTTATGCGGTGTCATTGCCTTTCTCATTTATTTACCGTTCATTAAACTATACGATAACAAATTAGTTGAACAAGAAAAGGGTGGAGAATCCGTACTATAA
- a CDS encoding 6-phospho-beta-glucosidase, whose product MTKNGLPNNFLWGGAVAAHQLEGGWNKGGKGVSVADVMTAGRHGVPRQITDGVIEGFNYPNHEAIDFYSRYKGDIKLFAEMGFKCFRTSIAWTRIFPNGDDKQPNEEGLQFYDQLFDELLKYGIEPVVTLSHFEMPYHLVKKYGGFRNRKCIDFFVKFSETVMNRYKDKVKYWMTFNEINNQADTSMDFASFTNSGIKYEEGENREQTMYQAALYELIASAKVVKLGKKINPKFQIGCMLAFVPVYPYSCHPDDVMFATEAMRNRWFFGDVHVHGEIPNYTKKYWERNGLNIEYTEEDEKILKEGTVDYIGFSYYMSKVVSTRQVEGSKPDGEFGYTVRNPYVKASDWDWQIDPVGLRYSLNVLYERYNLPLFIVENGLGARDVVEEDGSINDDYRIQYLKDHIVEMKKAVELDGVDLMGYTPWGCIDLVSAGTGEMEKRYGFIYVDKDNEGNGTLERRKKKSFHWYKHVIETNGEEL is encoded by the coding sequence ATGACAAAAAATGGTTTACCGAACAATTTTTTATGGGGTGGAGCTGTTGCGGCTCACCAACTTGAAGGTGGTTGGAATAAAGGTGGAAAAGGTGTAAGTGTTGCCGATGTGATGACCGCAGGAAGACACGGTGTTCCGCGACAAATTACCGATGGCGTCATCGAAGGATTCAATTATCCGAACCATGAAGCGATCGATTTTTATTCCCGTTATAAAGGAGACATTAAATTATTTGCGGAAATGGGATTTAAATGTTTCCGAACTTCAATTGCATGGACGCGTATTTTCCCGAATGGTGATGACAAGCAGCCGAACGAAGAAGGGCTTCAATTTTACGATCAATTATTTGACGAATTATTAAAATACGGAATTGAACCGGTCGTCACTTTATCCCATTTCGAAATGCCTTATCATCTTGTGAAAAAATATGGTGGCTTTCGCAATCGAAAATGTATCGACTTTTTCGTGAAGTTTTCCGAAACGGTTATGAACCGTTACAAAGACAAAGTAAAATATTGGATGACCTTTAATGAAATTAATAACCAAGCGGATACGAGTATGGATTTTGCCAGCTTTACAAACTCCGGAATCAAGTATGAAGAGGGCGAAAATCGTGAACAAACGATGTATCAAGCAGCCCTATACGAATTAATAGCTAGTGCGAAGGTTGTAAAATTAGGTAAAAAAATCAATCCGAAATTTCAAATTGGTTGTATGCTCGCCTTCGTCCCTGTATATCCGTATTCTTGCCATCCGGATGATGTAATGTTTGCCACGGAAGCGATGCGTAATCGATGGTTTTTCGGCGATGTCCACGTTCACGGGGAAATTCCGAATTACACGAAGAAATATTGGGAAAGAAACGGGTTGAATATTGAGTATACAGAAGAAGATGAAAAAATATTAAAAGAAGGTACGGTCGATTATATCGGATTTAGTTATTATATGTCGAAGGTCGTCAGTACCCGTCAAGTTGAAGGTAGCAAGCCGGATGGAGAGTTCGGTTATACCGTTCGCAATCCATATGTAAAGGCGAGCGATTGGGATTGGCAAATCGATCCGGTCGGTCTCCGCTATTCACTAAATGTGTTATATGAACGGTACAATCTTCCGCTATTTATCGTAGAAAACGGTCTCGGTGCTAGGGATGTCGTAGAAGAAGACGGATCCATTAATGACGATTACCGCATTCAATATCTCAAAGACCATATTGTTGAAATGAAAAAGGCCGTAGAACTCGATGGCGTCGATTTAATGGGTTATACACCTTGGGGTTGTATCGATTTAGTCAGTGCAGGAACGGGAGAAATGGAAAAACGTTACGGATTTATTTATGTAGATAAAGATAATGAAGGCAACGGGACGTTAGAAAGACGGAAGAAAAAATCGTTCCATTGGTATAAACACGTCATTGAAACGAACGGAGAAGAACTGTAA
- a CDS encoding BglG family transcription antiterminator → MTALSKRQKDILLFLSKSKEPVTSSWVAKQLGVSDRTVRNELKQLQQTMQELGFSIESTRGKGYVLNIIDDERFFNIIHHTSAEESHLAGDFADKDTRVLYILRRLILEKDFIKLENFADEMFVSMSTLQKDLKHVKEYLEQYQLKLINRPHYGSKVEGDEYMKRLCLSNLLLERNQEAFLKEESLHLIDESLFLKIKEIIIQKVNKYKIEISDISLENLATHIAIACKRIEEGFMIEGMEQVVENDYPFENIVANEIIQEVEKMTDLQFPDEEIKYIIVHLLGTKLLHQKELIEYSKFDEAGTIVNEMLVKLKSELNWDLTEDREFIQALLLHIRPAMNRLRYNMNIRNPLLNDIKKKYPTAFEGAVIASKCIEQYLGIEVVEDEIAYIALHIGVALERMKLNQKKIKKVLVVCASGVGSAKLLSYRLKNLFDQDLEIIDTINYYNLSTYDLTNVDFIISTIPIKENLAIPVQVVNTFLEEKDIQTIQQFLSSNQNAIESYLHPSRIFLKQPLRSKEEVIRFLCDRLKEQELVPENYVDLVFERESIAPTSYGNLVAVPHPITPVTKETFWTVCTLKNPIPWHEEQMVQFVCLLNIREDPDTDLDRMFEKLISIIENKLLVQKMLKSNHANELFDLLSNC, encoded by the coding sequence ATGACGGCACTATCTAAGCGGCAAAAGGACATCTTACTTTTTTTATCAAAGTCGAAAGAACCGGTCACGTCCAGCTGGGTGGCGAAACAATTAGGTGTTAGCGATCGAACGGTACGAAATGAATTGAAACAGTTGCAACAAACGATGCAAGAACTCGGCTTTTCCATTGAATCGACGAGAGGGAAAGGATATGTATTAAATATCATCGACGACGAACGGTTTTTCAATATTATCCATCATACATCCGCTGAAGAAAGTCATTTAGCCGGTGATTTTGCCGATAAAGATACGCGGGTTTTATATATATTAAGACGCCTCATTTTGGAAAAGGATTTCATTAAACTGGAAAACTTTGCAGATGAAATGTTCGTTTCCATGTCCACTTTGCAAAAAGATTTAAAACACGTGAAGGAATATCTCGAGCAATACCAGTTAAAATTAATTAACCGCCCCCATTACGGTTCGAAAGTTGAAGGGGACGAATATATGAAACGTCTATGTTTGTCGAATTTGTTACTGGAGCGGAACCAAGAGGCGTTTTTAAAGGAAGAATCGTTACACCTCATTGACGAATCGTTATTTTTAAAAATTAAAGAAATAATCATTCAAAAGGTGAACAAATATAAAATCGAAATTTCGGATATATCCCTCGAAAATTTAGCGACCCATATTGCGATTGCATGTAAAAGAATCGAAGAAGGGTTTATGATCGAAGGAATGGAACAAGTCGTTGAAAACGATTATCCGTTTGAAAACATCGTGGCCAATGAGATTATTCAAGAAGTGGAAAAAATGACCGATTTGCAATTTCCCGACGAAGAAATCAAGTACATTATCGTCCATTTACTCGGAACGAAGCTATTACATCAGAAAGAACTGATCGAGTATAGTAAGTTTGATGAGGCAGGAACGATTGTCAACGAAATGCTTGTAAAATTAAAATCGGAATTAAACTGGGATTTAACCGAAGATCGGGAATTTATTCAAGCGTTACTATTGCATATTCGTCCAGCAATGAACCGCCTTCGTTATAACATGAACATTCGCAATCCATTACTGAACGATATTAAGAAAAAATACCCGACCGCCTTTGAAGGAGCAGTCATTGCAAGCAAATGTATTGAACAATATTTAGGAATCGAAGTCGTTGAAGATGAAATCGCCTATATTGCCCTTCACATCGGTGTTGCCCTCGAACGAATGAAATTAAATCAAAAGAAAATCAAAAAAGTGCTCGTTGTTTGTGCTTCAGGAGTCGGCAGCGCAAAACTTCTTTCATACCGATTAAAAAATTTGTTCGATCAAGATTTGGAAATTATCGACACGATCAATTACTATAATTTGTCAACGTACGATTTAACGAATGTTGACTTTATTATTAGTACAATCCCGATCAAAGAAAATTTAGCTATACCCGTTCAAGTCGTAAATACGTTTTTGGAAGAGAAGGATATTCAGACGATTCAACAGTTTTTATCCTCGAATCAAAATGCAATCGAAAGTTATTTGCATCCGTCAAGAATTTTTTTAAAACAACCGTTGCGTAGTAAGGAAGAAGTTATTCGTTTTTTATGTGATAGACTCAAAGAACAGGAACTTGTGCCCGAAAACTACGTCGACCTCGTTTTCGAACGGGAATCCATTGCACCTACGAGTTACGGGAATCTCGTCGCCGTTCCCCATCCAATTACACCTGTAACGAAAGAAACATTTTGGACGGTTTGTACGTTAAAAAACCCAATTCCGTGGCATGAAGAGCAAATGGTTCAATTCGTCTGTTTATTAAATATTCGGGAAGATCCGGATACTGATTTAGATCGAATGTTTGAAAAGTTAATATCGATTATCGAAAACAAATTGCTCGTACAAAAGATGTTAAAATCCAATCATGCGAATGAATTATTCGACCTATTATCGAACTGTTGA
- a CDS encoding SemiSWEET transporter has product MDTLFSYIGYIASIFTTLSFLPQAAKTIKERNTEGISLIMYAMFTLGVFMWSIYGLYKHDIAILVGNSITFLFAIIILSVKIKNEKAKKQQI; this is encoded by the coding sequence ATGGATACTTTATTTTCGTATATTGGATACATTGCATCAATTTTTACTACATTATCCTTCCTTCCTCAAGCGGCAAAGACGATTAAAGAACGGAACACCGAAGGGATTTCGTTAATCATGTATGCAATGTTTACTCTTGGTGTTTTTATGTGGTCAATTTATGGATTGTATAAACATGACATTGCCATCTTAGTAGGAAATTCTATCACATTCTTATTTGCAATCATCATTTTGAGCGTGAAAATAAAGAATGAAAAGGCGAAAAAACAACAAATTTAA
- a CDS encoding acyl-CoA dehydrogenase family protein translates to MEKEALDSYSFDEFLDVRDRYNDLLDNAFLQRVAKFYVKDEWDVLYEKMKVLSNVSSFQLRNVTNEVAKRENHPRIEHFDAYNHRVDRIVRPNDQMEMEKFIFNEALFSKETSDWEQVLKRFLFQHNGEAGMMCPVACTDGLVDLLRSFEHELNDELKEILLHCTEGIDGDYGIGAQFMTEIQGGSDIPANILKAVPVSDHFRLYGTKFFCSAIHADYAVVTARVENTEHVATFIVPLWKNRDRKERNHYVINRLKWKLGTSELPSAELIFEGAKAFQIGPVEKGVSIAVGIVLTKSRLDIGSASSAFMLRAVREALQYSQFRQVFGKKIEEFPLAKAQLLEIEHTAKRTTAALFKIYDMYFQQQHRHTKKRTVEERKQQFILRELILLQKIKAAKDTVDTIRTAISIFGGNGVIEDFTSLPRLFRDAMVNELWEGPKNVLLAQIHRDLSRASNWYEPTHFIKDLLKGVDESIIASFVQKMKQLQNIDLSTLTDQTSVQQAKEWERFCDDLFLAYQEQAWKEVGDAPIVRKYQFTK, encoded by the coding sequence ATGGAAAAGGAAGCACTCGATTCGTATTCCTTTGATGAATTCCTTGACGTACGTGACCGGTATAACGATCTTCTTGACAATGCGTTTTTACAAAGAGTGGCCAAATTTTACGTTAAGGATGAATGGGATGTTCTTTACGAAAAAATGAAAGTGCTTTCAAATGTAAGTTCCTTTCAACTTCGAAATGTAACAAATGAAGTGGCTAAACGGGAAAATCATCCGAGAATCGAACATTTCGATGCGTACAATCATCGGGTGGATCGAATCGTACGTCCGAATGATCAAATGGAAATGGAAAAATTCATCTTTAATGAAGCGCTCTTTTCTAAGGAAACGTCCGATTGGGAACAAGTGCTGAAACGATTTTTATTCCAACATAACGGTGAAGCGGGAATGATGTGTCCGGTTGCTTGTACTGATGGTCTCGTCGATTTATTACGTAGTTTTGAACATGAATTAAATGATGAACTAAAGGAGATTTTGCTCCATTGTACGGAAGGAATCGATGGGGATTACGGAATCGGTGCCCAGTTTATGACGGAAATTCAAGGGGGATCGGACATTCCGGCAAATATATTGAAGGCAGTACCTGTTTCCGACCATTTTCGTTTGTATGGAACGAAATTTTTTTGTTCAGCAATCCATGCCGATTACGCCGTTGTTACCGCCCGAGTGGAAAATACGGAACATGTCGCAACCTTCATTGTTCCATTATGGAAAAATAGGGATCGAAAGGAAAGAAATCATTATGTTATTAATCGGTTAAAGTGGAAACTTGGCACGAGCGAGTTACCATCGGCAGAATTGATATTTGAAGGTGCAAAAGCGTTTCAAATCGGTCCGGTGGAAAAAGGGGTATCGATTGCGGTCGGAATTGTTTTAACGAAATCAAGATTGGACATCGGCTCAGCTAGTAGCGCTTTTATGTTAAGGGCCGTACGTGAAGCATTGCAATATAGTCAATTTCGGCAAGTATTTGGGAAAAAAATCGAGGAGTTCCCACTTGCAAAAGCCCAATTATTAGAAATCGAGCATACGGCTAAAAGAACAACTGCAGCTTTATTCAAAATTTATGATATGTATTTTCAGCAGCAACATAGGCATACGAAGAAACGAACGGTAGAGGAACGTAAACAACAATTTATTTTGCGAGAACTCATTTTATTACAAAAAATTAAAGCGGCAAAGGATACGGTGGATACAATTCGTACGGCTATTTCGATTTTTGGTGGAAATGGGGTCATTGAAGATTTTACTTCATTACCTCGATTGTTCCGTGATGCGATGGTCAATGAGCTTTGGGAAGGACCGAAAAATGTGTTGCTCGCACAAATTCATCGGGATCTTTCCCGTGCATCCAATTGGTATGAACCGACCCATTTCATTAAAGACCTTTTAAAAGGGGTAGATGAATCGATTATTGCCTCATTTGTACAAAAAATGAAGCAGTTACAAAACATCGATTTATCAACTTTAACGGATCAAACATCGGTTCAACAGGCAAAGGAATGGGAACGGTTTTGTGACGATTTATTTTTGGCCTACCAAGAACAAGCATGGAAAGAAGTTGGTGATGCACCGATCGTTCGAAAATATCAATTCACAAAATAA
- a CDS encoding class I adenylate-forming enzyme family protein has translation MLNVNIGELMTHRAYLSPEAEGYVGRKTYSFSEMNRRVNQFAHYLQQENIQAGERIALFCKNHEDFITSFFSAAKIGVITVPINWRLQTSEIVYILQNTEPTLLIYDVEFEEKIKDVLQHVSVKTVQAGDERFDPFIDSFPTDEVRPVSKGDDTILIMYTSGTTGKPKGAMITHTNLLAASIGMSHVIDWWFGDRFLSVAPFFHIGGFAPIITNVHNGSTSVLMANFDPFAVWKTIEEEKITTMMTVPVMLQYMLKVFDKEKMNYRSLRNITCGASPVPESLIKAYDRLGIPIQQVYGITEYTGAVSFWKKIMGEDKIQSMGKTVFHGKVKIVDPDTNEELPPNRVGEIVCSGPQVFKGYWRNGEETKKVLNHGEYRSGDIGKIDEDGFIYVIDRLKDMIISGGENIYSSELENVISSHPDVVEVAVVGIPDEKWGEVPKAFVVKKESSPLQMEDIIQFCQNQLASYKCVKKVEFINELPRNASGKVLKHVLKTKKQSIKNWLPLLYRFIIQWNFL, from the coding sequence ATGTTAAATGTAAATATTGGGGAATTGATGACGCATCGGGCATACTTATCGCCAGAGGCTGAAGGATATGTTGGTCGGAAAACGTATTCATTTTCGGAAATGAACAGGCGAGTGAATCAATTTGCCCATTATTTACAACAGGAAAATATTCAAGCGGGTGAGCGAATCGCACTGTTTTGCAAAAACCATGAAGATTTTATTACATCGTTTTTTAGTGCCGCAAAAATTGGGGTGATCACGGTACCGATTAATTGGCGACTACAAACGAGTGAAATCGTCTATATTTTACAAAATACTGAACCGACCCTTCTTATCTATGATGTGGAATTTGAAGAAAAGATCAAAGACGTGTTACAACATGTTTCGGTGAAAACAGTACAAGCTGGAGATGAACGGTTCGATCCATTCATCGATTCCTTTCCTACCGATGAAGTACGTCCCGTTTCAAAGGGGGACGATACGATATTAATCATGTATACGTCAGGAACGACCGGGAAGCCAAAGGGGGCAATGATTACCCATACGAATTTACTTGCTGCATCGATCGGCATGTCCCACGTCATTGACTGGTGGTTCGGTGATCGTTTTTTATCGGTCGCTCCATTTTTCCATATCGGGGGATTTGCTCCGATTATTACGAATGTCCATAATGGAAGCACATCGGTGTTAATGGCAAATTTCGACCCCTTTGCTGTTTGGAAAACGATTGAAGAAGAAAAAATTACGACGATGATGACCGTCCCTGTTATGTTGCAATACATGTTAAAAGTGTTTGATAAGGAAAAAATGAATTATCGATCATTACGAAATATTACATGCGGGGCTTCACCAGTACCAGAATCATTAATTAAAGCGTATGATCGATTAGGTATTCCCATTCAGCAAGTATATGGAATTACAGAATATACGGGGGCTGTGTCCTTTTGGAAGAAGATTATGGGTGAAGATAAAATTCAATCGATGGGTAAGACGGTCTTCCACGGAAAAGTAAAAATTGTCGATCCCGATACGAATGAAGAGTTACCTCCGAATCGAGTCGGAGAAATCGTCTGTTCAGGCCCACAAGTTTTTAAAGGATATTGGAGAAATGGAGAAGAGACAAAGAAAGTGTTAAATCATGGGGAGTATCGTTCCGGTGATATCGGTAAAATCGATGAAGACGGATTTATCTATGTCATCGATCGTTTGAAAGATATGATTATTAGCGGTGGGGAAAATATTTATTCCTCTGAATTAGAAAACGTAATTTCCTCCCATCCGGATGTAGTAGAAGTAGCCGTCGTTGGCATTCCGGATGAAAAATGGGGAGAAGTGCCAAAGGCTTTCGTTGTTAAAAAGGAATCGTCCCCTTTACAAATGGAGGACATTATCCAATTTTGTCAAAATCAACTAGCTTCCTATAAATGCGTAAAAAAAGTTGAATTTATTAACGAATTGCCGAGAAATGCGTCCGGGAAAGTGTTAAAACATGTATTAAAAACAAAAAAGCAGTCCATTAAAAATTGGCTACCCTTGCTGTATCGATTTATCATCCAATGGAATTTCCTTTAG
- a CDS encoding TetR/AcrR family transcriptional regulator, producing MEQKHTTLKELKKAERASRKQMILTATLNLFGKKQISEVSIRDIAKEAEISPALIYRHFHDRDELFLEAFLLKSQEMITAFDSVISKRRNVSIEEIGKEFIHFLLNNPLFFKMMSYFMLDYSLREEHLNKFNMTIRELLAIFDKGFEENGLKENIRLHSHAFFSALNGIMITFYNYPGRSEEEIQNHIDRLASLIGKLFVQATK from the coding sequence TTGGAACAAAAACACACCACCCTTAAGGAGTTAAAAAAAGCCGAACGGGCATCGAGAAAACAAATGATCTTGACGGCTACACTCAATCTTTTTGGTAAAAAACAAATATCGGAAGTCAGTATACGGGACATCGCAAAGGAAGCGGAGATTTCACCTGCTTTAATTTACCGTCACTTCCACGACCGGGACGAGTTGTTTTTAGAAGCATTTTTATTGAAAAGTCAAGAGATGATTACCGCCTTTGATTCTGTTATTTCGAAAAGAAGAAATGTTTCGATTGAGGAAATCGGGAAGGAATTTATTCACTTTCTGCTCAACAATCCCCTTTTCTTTAAGATGATGTCTTATTTTATGCTCGATTATTCATTGAGGGAAGAGCATTTAAATAAGTTTAATATGACAATTCGAGAATTGTTAGCGATCTTTGACAAAGGATTCGAGGAAAATGGATTAAAAGAAAACATCCGCCTCCATTCCCACGCTTTTTTTTCTGCTCTCAATGGAATTATGATTACGTTTTATAATTATCCAGGAAGAAGTGAAGAAGAAATACAAAACCATATCGACCGTTTAGCTTCGTTAATTGGGAAATTATTTGTACAAGCGACAAAATAG
- the rpsD gene encoding 30S ribosomal protein S4, whose translation MARYTGPSWKISRRLGISLSGTGKELEKRPYAPGQHGPNQRKKLSEYGLQLQEKQKLRHMYGLNERQFRNTFVKAGKMKGVHGENFMMILESRLDNLVYRMGLARTRRQARQLVNHGHILVDGRRVDIPSYIVKPGQTIGVREKSRNLVIIKEAIEVNNFVPEYLTFDADKMEGTYTRLPERSELPAEINESLIVEFYSR comes from the coding sequence ATGGCTCGTTATACAGGTCCAAGCTGGAAAATTTCCCGCCGCCTCGGTATTTCCTTGAGCGGTACAGGTAAAGAATTAGAAAAGCGTCCGTACGCACCGGGACAACACGGCCCGAACCAACGGAAAAAATTATCTGAATACGGATTGCAATTGCAAGAAAAACAAAAATTACGTCATATGTACGGTTTGAACGAACGTCAATTCCGAAACACGTTCGTAAAAGCTGGTAAAATGAAAGGTGTCCACGGTGAAAACTTCATGATGATTTTGGAATCTCGCCTAGACAACCTCGTTTACCGTATGGGATTAGCGCGTACTCGTCGTCAAGCACGCCAACTTGTAAACCACGGACATATTTTAGTTGATGGTCGTCGCGTTGACATCCCTTCTTACATCGTAAAACCGGGACAAACAATCGGTGTACGTGAAAAATCCCGCAATTTGGTTATTATTAAAGAAGCGATCGAAGTTAATAATTTCGTACCGGAATATTTAACGTTCGATGCAGACAAAATGGAAGGAACGTACACTCGTTTACCTGAACGTTCCGAACTTCCAGCAGAAATTAACGAATCCTTAATCGTTGAGTTCTACTCTCGTTAA